The following coding sequences lie in one Musa acuminata AAA Group cultivar baxijiao chromosome BXJ3-1, Cavendish_Baxijiao_AAA, whole genome shotgun sequence genomic window:
- the LOC135628382 gene encoding uncharacterized protein LOC135628382, giving the protein MQILHWLLKIPHDLPCASSRACHDEVKRRDLVVYNGAISGEDGEGGAEDDTTLTFVLRGQNGRTCFYGTLRLKFLRSLFKSQEEEEEEGGESRMGHKTETVNVGCKVLPICDAVSTGSNGSYGSDKDKQRSERTKAVSRMKELLRWAAAAKSSKGGSKAWKALYFRHKVALKAETDDSSSTSSEISFKWDGGSCSSASSVRSPLSLASTSRNDRMVVKNPSRLSVRRQSPELDPNLLGSPKSEDHVRNGQWITTDSEFVVLEL; this is encoded by the exons ATGCAG ATCCTGCATTGGCTGTTGAAGATCCCGCATGATCTCCCCTGTGCAAGCAGCAGAGCCTGTCACG ACGAAGTGAAGCGGAGAGATTTGGTGGTCTACAACGGAGCGATATCCGGTGAGGACGGCGAGGGTGGAGCGGAAGATGACACGACGCTCACGTTCGTACTGAGGGGACAGAACGGCCGGACGTGCTTCTACGGCACGCTGCGGTTGAAGTTTCTCAGAAGCCTGTTCAAGagccaggaggaggaggaggaggagggcggcgaGTCGAGAATGGGACACAAGACGGAGACGGTTAACGTAGGCTGTAAAGTCCTGCCGATCTGTGACGCCGTGTCGACCGGCTCCAACGGCAGCTACGGCTCCGACAAGGACAAGCAGAGGAGTGAGCGGACAAAGGCGGTCTCGCGAATGAAGGAGCTGCTCAGGTGGGCTGCCGCCGCCAAGTCCTCCAAAGGAGGAAGCAAAGCTTGGAAG gCGTTGTATTTTCGACACAAAGTCGCACTGAAAGCCGAAACGGATGATTCGAGTTCGACATCCAGTGAAATAAGCTTCAAGTGGGACGGCGGCAGCTGCTCGAGTGCTTCGTCGGTGCGTTCTCCGCTTTCACTGGCGTCCACCTCTCGAAACGATCGCATGGTGGTGAAGAACCCGTCGAGGCTCTCAGTTCGCCGACAGAGTCCAGAGCTCGACCCAAATCTACTGGGAAGCCCCAAGAGCGAAGACCATGTCAGAAATGGGCAGTGGATCACTACAGACTCCGAAT TTGTGGTGCTCGAGCTCTGA